A window of Pan paniscus chromosome X, NHGRI_mPanPan1-v2.0_pri, whole genome shotgun sequence genomic DNA:
TTTCTACTATCTTCTGTTGTTTTATCTCTTTATAACCACAGTGGAGAAAGACTCTTTACTTTTAAGGACTCTTGAAATTAGATTGGGTCCACCTGTatgatccaggataatcttcccatctcaaggtCTATAACTTTAGTAACATCTGTAAAGTTCCTTTAGTCATATAAGGTTACATATTTACAGATTCctgggattaggatgtggacatcttttttttatcatttcctcTGTTTATTAAAAAACCCTGCATCCTTGAGAAGCACATTTGCAGTGAGTGGGGGATTTCGGCCACTCATGAAAGACTGTTGCAAAGCCCCTGTCATGTGGCTTACCCCAAAAGAGGCTCCTTAATTGCTATATCTATCCCTGCTCTTCCCCCAGCTGACTTCTGATCATGTGATGACCACTTAGGGCTGGTGAATGGGGTTAGAGGACAGGTAAGTGGGGCAGGAGACTGTGTTAGTTTAACTTTGATCCAATTTTGACCTTGAATCCTCACTGCAGGTTTCACTAGTATAAGTAAAGGGAGAAGTGCAACCCTTATTACCTCCAGCACAGGAGAGAATCTGGAGGAAGTCAAAGAGCAAAGAGAAGTTGGATGCTGCTTTGAAAGAACCCAGCCAGGCCTTGCCACCACCAAAGTGGGCTCCATTCTGAAAGCAGACACTTTGCAGAACTGGAATGAACTTCCTACTTTTCCACCCAAGAGATTATTATAGATAGCAATTTAGTTCAGTGCACTATGTACCCCCCCAAAACAGGGGTCATATCTTATCCATTTTTGTATTGCCAGTACATAGTACAGTACCTGACAAACAATTGGTGCTCACTAAATGCTAATGAAGGCAGCAGGACACAGTGGTTCCTTCCAGATTAGTGACGTGCTGAGAGAGTGTGagcccagagagggcatggaagctccacactctctccctctccctcaatCTTGCCCTGTGTACCTCCTTCATTGGGCTGTTCAGctgtatcttttataataaaccgGTGAATATGTTTCCCTGAATTCTGTGATCTGTCCTAGGAAATTAACTGAACCCAAGGAAGTCAAGGACTCTAGTTTGTAGTTGGTCAGTCAGGAGTATGCGTGGCCCAGACTCGTGACTGGCATCGAAAGTGTTGGCTGTCTTGGGAGGTGGAGcactcaacctgtgggatctgacactatttCCAGGTAAtgtcagaactgaattgaatTACAGGATACCCAGTTGGTGtctgctggagaattgcttggtgtgtgggggaAACAAACTCACACACCTGGTCACAGAAGTGTTCCATGTTGAGTGTGAaagtgtaaaaggaaaaaaacaaattttttttccttttacattagCACATCAGGCCTCAATTTGAATGCCAGCTCTGCTACTTGCTAGCTGTGTAACCCTGGACAAGAAACTTCACCTCTATGTAAATGACACTGACAATGAATCATGAAAACCTTCTATCACTTATCAGCTTTGCTTTgttactttgggcaagttatctaATACTGTCAAGACTTAGTTttcctatttgtaaaatggagacaatacaCATCTCTTAAGTTTACTGTCAAGATTATAAATAATGCCTAGAACTATACCTAACTCATAATGGCTATattaggaatgaatgaatgaataaaaaataattggagGGAAAAAACCTAACAACCCAGTATCCGAAGATAAGCCACAATAAACCACTTGTCTGTCAACAATGGGCAGGCCCTGGGGGAAAGGTGTCTCACTACCAAGTAAATGTTGAGAACAAGTACAAGAGTGGAAAATGATAGAAAGAGAGTGTTAAGACCAGAAAGAAGAGAAGTCCGCATTTGCTGGGTAGCTACTATGTGCAATTTATTCACAATATAACATATGACTGCCTACTATGCTCCAGGCATTACACAAAGTTCTGGGGATACACAGGCTAATTAAATGCAAAAAGAATACTTAGAGTTCGTACAAAGCAGTAGACTGTGCTATGAGAGCCGGTAATGAGGGTCCTACGTTAGAGGGGAAAGGAAGACCCCAGAGGATGTGATATCCAAGACAAGGCCTGATGATAAACAGGACTGGCCAGGTAAGGAGGGGAAGAGAGATCCAGGCAGAGAAAAGAGCATGTGTGAAGATGACTCACAGGCAAAACTACTGTTCTGGGTGCTTCACATACAGATCCTCAGTGATCATCAATCCAGACcaactcttttctttcctttgtggtTGTTATTCCTTCcaatttatttagattttattgtTTAGTGAAAATGGGCCTCTAGTAAAGTGTCCAGTCACAGGTGAAGGCCAATATCAGCCCAAGCAGAGTTTTAAAATGGGAACAGAGCCTAATTATTTGAAAAGGAGGCTCCTAAGATGAGGAGCAGGTGGTACTAAGCCTGCCAATGTCCTCAGTCTCTTGGTGACATCAAGTCAAAGCAAATGCCTGAGTAAAGGCCCTTTGCCAGCAGCAAGTATTTTCTGAGAGCCACCCACGTCAGAAGGCCCAgagcagaaggaggaagagaatgaaCAAGTCTGAGTGTTCCACTGGAAGGCTGGGCCTCACAAAGACAGCCTTCTGTCAGCATGGTGACAGTCTTCTGTgtggatgggggagggagagaggtccCAATGTGCCACCCATGGGATCCAGCAGAAACTGGGCTCTGAAGTATTGCTGGCCTGTAGTGGACTTTCATCCAAGGAGTTCTTTGGTCTTCACTGCCAGATGCCTGTACAGTTCTGCCACTGTGTCATCGGCCATTTGGCTGATCTGTTTCTCTGTTAGCCTAATGGTGTCCTCCGAGACTGTATCCTTGGATTTCTTCAGCTTGTTCATTGCGTTGGTACAAACCTTCCGTAAAGAGTATTTGGCCTTGTTGGTGTTCTGTTTGGCCAGTTTCACCAGCATTTCTCTGTGCTCTCTGATTACTTGGGGAATGGGTACCCGAATTAGTGTCCCTTCCACTTCTGGGTTCAGATTCATTCCACTTTCTCTTATAGCCTTGATAGCTGCAACTGTACACTCTGGGAAGCTGGCCATATTCACCAAAATCAGCTGTGGCAACTTCACGGAGATCTGCCTAATCTGGTTTAAAGCAAGTTTTCCATCAGCAGTTACCACAGCAATCTTGTCAAGGGATCCTGGTGAGGTCCTTATATTGAGAGTCTTATTGAAATTATCCTTGTGTGCTTCTATCACagacttcatttcttcattcacctCTTCCAAGTTGATTATATCCTCAACAAAGGCAGCACTAATATTCACTCTGGTTTGGGACTTTCCTTTCCCTTTGGCTTTGGCTTTCTTGGTAGCAAAATGGTGGACTGGTACAGCTGAATAGGCCACGTATTGCCTATGGCCATGTTGTCTTTCATACACTGTCTTCAGTGTAACTTCTGAAACGGGTCTGATAGAGGCTGCAAGATAATTGCGAAAGGCAGGGTGGACCATGTGGGAGCACTTTAATCCCAAGGCCATGACTGAAGACAATCCTTGGAAACATCCACAGCTATCGCCCAGGTTACTAAGGAAAGACTTGTGTGATGgcaggatgtggacatctttaggGGGTGTTTTCCTGCCTCACATAGCATCATTGTGTATTTTTTCCCAGTAGTGTTCAGCTATACATGTGCAGTCCTGAAACTGGCAAAGGACAGGATATTAACAGGGTTTGGGTTTTGCCAACAAGTACAGCTGAGAGAGATGTGCAAGAGTTGAAGAGGTGTGCAAGGAAGTGACTAAAATGATCATTAAAATCAAGATTTTAGAGGTGGTTTGTTCAGTTTTTGGTAACAACAGTTCAAAGATATGACCCTGAAAATGGGTAGATCAGGTAGATCAGGAAAAGATCATTAGAGATGAGAAAGTCGAGGAACTGAAGAGCCAGAATATTGTATGAATCATCCATATGAATGTTAAAGTCACCAGGAATATTATCAGCattagggagggagaggaagaaagcgGGCCAAGTACTAAAAGTCATTATTGAATGACAGAAAGTAACTAGTTTAGAGGACAGCAAGGAGAGGTGGCAGGTGGTAGGTTAGGATGGCATGAGGTATAAAGGATCTGGGGagcctaaagaaaaaaagagagatatgaAGCAAGGAGAATACCTGCCACAGGTCCTATAAACAGATGAGGAGTTCCTACCTTATGAAGGGCAGAGATATAAAATAAGCTCATCACCTTAAACCTATTTAGTATACATTGGATGAGCCTCAAGAACCTACATATTAGAAATGCAACAAAGTCAAGCTTCAGCCTCAATATTCAGGCAAATTTTATTTGGCTTGAGTTTCAGTCCCAGGTTTTGCAAGGCCAAATGGACAACTATATATGTCAACATTATATTCAGCATCATTGAACTTGTGTATGATCATTTATCATGAGTCCATGAAGTTACCATCACATGTAATCAGCACACCaatatcagtaataaaaaaacacACCATTTGGATTTATTGTCAATATTTGAATGCTCACTTGCAAAAATACATAAGCATGAAGCATTCTTCATGTTGAAACCTGGAGTAAATATCTTATTTTATGCTTTATATATTGAAATTCTCATTAACCAGTGAAAGTAGGCATGTGTATGTATTAttacaataataaaatgttataacaATTAATGGTGTTTGTGAAAGCTATTCATCTTATATACAAAAACAATTATTATAGTCTTGCAAATGTGTACATAAATAAGGAAACAGATTGACAATTAATACAAATATTAAGAGAGAGTCTTAGAAAATTTTAGGAAGAATATTATATACTTCTAATCCAACAGATAATTATgtaatcattatataattatctaTTGGCTCAACTATCTGTTGGcagataattatataataataatataatataaaatcagAATGACagattttattatcattttaatctttaaaaattacttggtGTACTGatttatgttaagtaaaataacatTTAGAACTGTATTTGATTTAGTTGTTTAATTCCATTTATTCTAATAAAACATCATAATTTGAGCATAATGCAAATCTTTTACAACAAACAATTAAAAGTAGAATGTCAATTTTGCCATCTGAAAATTCCATGATGAAGAAACAAACTCCAAAATCACATACAAAAACATCTATTATAAATCACCTTTGATCCAGAAAGAATACAGAATATAAAGTATGAATAAAGaagtaagtatttaaaaaatgggtCACCTTAAAACTTTATTAATCTTCCACAAACCTAAGTTTAAAATGATCATCtggcccaaagcaatctacagcttcaatgcaattcccatcaaaatatcagcatcatttttcatagaattagaaaaaacaattataaaattcatatggaaccaaaaaaagagcccgaagAGCCAAAGCAAttataagcaaaaataataaacctggaggcatcatattcCCTGAATTCAgattatactacaaggccatagttaccaaaacagcctAGCCCTGGTATAGAAGTAGACACAGaaaacaatggaacagaagagagaacccagaaataaagccgaATATTTACAAccaattgatcttcaacaaagaatgcaaaaacaaaaattgtggaaaggacaccctatttaataaatagtgctgggaagactggatagctacatgtagaagaataaaactggatccccatctctcaccttatacaaaaatcaactcaagatgaatcaaagacataaatctaagatctgaaatgATAACAAATCCAGAAGATAACCTTGGAAAACATCTTCTGGGCATTGGCCTAGGTAAAGAATTTacgactaagaccccaaaagcaaaggcaacaaaaacaaaaataaaaaaactagacctaattaaactaaaaagtttctgtacagcaaaataaataatcatcagCATAAACAGGCAACCCAAAGAATGGGGGAAGTATTTGTAAACTATGGATCCAAccaaagactaatatccagaatctataagaaactcaaataaatcagtaagaaaacaagcaaacaaataatcccatcaaaaggtgggcaaATTACATGagtaggcatttctcaaaagaagatataaaaatgggcaacaaaCACAtgggaaaaaaatgctcaacatcactaatcatcagggaagtacaaattaaaaccacagtgagataccatcttactcctgcagGAGTGGCcattaattaaaaagtcaaaaaacaataaatgttggcatggatgtggttaAAAGGGAAcgtttatacactgctggtgggaatgtaagttagtacaacctctatagagaacagtatgaagatttcttaAACAACTAAAAGTAAATTTACCATTCCATCTGGCAATTGCACTACtagatatctacccaaaggaaaataagtcattatatcaaaaagacacctgcaagtgtatgtttattgcagcacaattcacaattgcaaagatatggaatcaatctcaGTGTCCATCGATcaaagagtggataaagaaaaggtggcatGTATACGACATGTAATACTACCCAGTCATAAacacaaatgaaataatgtctttttcagcaactgggatggagctggaggccattattctaagtgaagtaactcaaaaatggaaaaccaaataccatatgttctcatttataagtgggagctaagctatgggtacacgaaggcagagtggtataatggacattggagactcaaaAAGGGGAGGATGGttgggggtgaggaataaaaaactacatattgggtacaatgtgcaCTACTTGAGTGACAGGTACAttaaatctcagacttcaccactatacaattcatccatgtaaccaaaagccacttgtaccccaaaagctactgaaatttaaaaaattaatacaaatttaaaaataaatggatagattGGGGgaaagatggctgactagatgcagCTGGAAGGAATATCTGCCACTTGGGGACAGGGACATTGGGAGGACTGATGCGCTCTTTGCAGATTTACAGAGAGAAGTCATTGAGAGTTcacagagggaagacacagaTGCTGGGCTGAAGGGAGAGGAAGCTGGAAACCTTGCACAGGGCTACCATGAACTGGCACTCATTCCTGGCCCCGAATCACTCCTGGGAAAGCGGTGAGTCGAACAGACAATGAGCAATCCGCCATGGGCCTCTGGAATCCAGGCAGGAGGAGACTCCACAACCACCACAGACACTTGACTCAGCAGGAACAGCTGCTCAGAGAAGTTGTAGGGGCAGAAGTCTAGTCAATGcagagcccagagggtttggttCAGGAGCGTATGTAGTGGAGCACAGCCAGGGATGCCCATCCCCCTGGGCTCAACTTGCTCCCATAGGAGACTTTAGCCCTAGTGAAACTGTTGGACCTGAATTCCGCAGGGCAGTCTTGCCCATAAGACAGGTCAGTCCAACCTGAGTACCCTTCTGTCTGCTGCCCTCTCTCAGGGTGCCAGTTTGGCTATGCCTGCTTGCAGTGCAGCCTCAGGTgcccagggtgggggtggggaataaCCTGCTGGTGGTCTGCATCACAGATCCTGTGCTGGTGGATCACGCCTGACAGGTAGAGAGCTCCAGCAGAGAGGCACCTGCAAACACACACCAGCCTGCCCTACGCTCTCCCAACTGCAGCCTCCCTTGTGCCACTTTGCCTGCACACAATCACCCATGGCCACCCTCCACATCGTTTTCCAAAATGCACATGCAAAGATggacccagcctccccttccgcggcagtgcacatgtgtgtgcgGGCACTCTGCTGTGCCACTGCTGCTAGTGTGAGTCCACTCTACCCCCTACATGCCACACTGCCATTGCTGTCAGAGCATTGGCAGGCACAGAGCCCGCCAGCCTGGCCCCAGCCAGCACCCTGCCTCTTCATTGGCATTGGTGCTGGAATGAAACTAGGCATGGAGAATAGTGGACCTTCCCCCACCCTAAGCAGACACCTCCACCTGGGTGAACACACACAGAAAGCATACACAGTCCTGCCCCTGCCAGTGCCCCACTGCCATActaacaccaccaccaacatAAATGCATGCACAGACACCAGCAGGGGCCCCCTGCTACCTCTGCAACCGTGTCGTGCTGTCATTGCCACTTCTGCAAACACCTGCAAGGAGGCCAGCACCCCAGCACCCACTAGCACCCTGCTATAGCCAATGAGCATGCATCCCaccaagctgctgctgctgctgacatGTGTGAACTAGTACAGatcccactgccaccaccctaCAAAGTGCTTTGGCTGACACCACCTATTAGAGTGTTGTGACCAGCAGTCTTGGAGCAACTCAGCCCTTCCAGCACAGCAGAATACTATCCTTGAAGGGAGAGAGAACAAAGCTGAGGCCTTATACCAGGCGCCAGAGTTAGAACACATCACCCAGGAGTCATGATCTCAGTCTTGGTCCCCTaaaattttccagaaaagaaGCCCATTGACTGAACCCACCTTATACTACAATGAAAACCCCAGATCATcaaataggattaaaaaaaaaaaacattcaaaggacagcaacttcaaagactgaaggaacatcagcccacaaagatgagaaagaaccagtgaaagaactctgacaactcaaaaagccagagtgccttctttcctccaaaagACTGCACTAGTtctccagcaagggttctgaATTGGGCTGAGATGGCTGAGATGACAGAAATACagttcagaatatggatagaaaaGATCATCGAGTTTCAGAAGAATGTTGAAACTCaatccaaggaagctaaaaattacaataaaatgatacaggagctgacagacaaaatagtcagtatagaaaagaatgtaactgatctgataaagctgaaaaacacactaaagaatttcataatgcactCGCAAgaattaacagcagaatagaccaagggGAGGACAGAATCTCAAAGCTTCAAGACTGGCTTTCCGAAATAAGACAgtcaaacaataaagaaaaagaatgaaaaggaacaaacaaaacttccgagaaatatgggattatgtaaagagaccaattCTACAATTCATTGCCATCCCCGAAAGAGATGGGGAGGAttgaagcaacttggaaaatatatttcaggatacCATCCATGAGAACTTTCCCAATTTAGCTagggaggccaacattcaaatttaggaaacgCAGAGAATCCACATAAAAAGATCTTTCCTAAGACACAAAATCATTAGATTTGTAAaggacaaaatgaaagaaagaatgttaaaggcagctcaAGATAAAGAAGAGCTTACCTACAAAAGGAAGCCATGAGattaacagcagacctctcagcagaaactgtacaggccagaagagactgggagcctatattcaaaattattaaagaaaagaaattccaatcaataattttatatctgaccaaactaagcttcacaagtgaaggagaaataagattcttttcagacaagcaaatgctgagggaattcattaccaccagataTGCCTTAAAAGAGTTCCTGAAAGACGCACTATATTTGGAAAGAAAGACTTATCAGCCACAATAGAAACACACTTAAATAtgcagaccagtgacactataaaggaACCACGAAAACAACTCTGCATAACAACCAGTTATCAAcacgatgacaggatcaaatccacacataccaaccttgaatgtaaacaggctaaatgccccaattaaaaggcacagagtggcaagctggataaagaaccaagacccaatGGTAGGCTgtttcaagagacccatctcccATGGAatgacacccacaggctcaaagtaaaggaatggagaaaaatctaccaagcaaatggaaaacagaaaaaagcaggggttaaaatcctaatttcagacaaaaagactttaaaccaacaaatgtcaaaaaagacaaggaagggcattacataatggtaaggggTTCAATTCTAATATATACTcccccaacacaggagcacccaaattcaaacatcaagttcttagagaccttcaaagagacttaaactctgacacaataataatgggagactttaacacccaactgacaatattagacatatcattgagacagaaaatttaaaaagatgttcaggacctgaactcagctctggatcaaatggacctgatagatatctacagaaatctccaccccaaaacaacagaatatacattcttctcatcaatacatgacacttactctaaaat
This region includes:
- the LOC100967471 gene encoding ribosome-recycling factor, mitochondrial-like isoform X2, which gives rise to MALGLKCSHMVHPAFRNYLAASIRPVSEVTLKTVYERQHGHRQYVAYSAVPVHHFATKKAKAKGKGKSQTRVNISAAFVEDIINLEEVNEEMKSVIEAHKDNFNKTLNIRTSPGSLDKIAVVTADGKLALNQIRQISVKLPQLILVNMASFPECTVAAIKAIRESGMNLNPEVEGTLIRVPIPQRNRSAKWPMTQWQNCTGIWQ
- the LOC100967471 gene encoding ribosome-recycling factor, mitochondrial-like isoform X1, whose amino-acid sequence is MALGLKCSHMVHPAFRNYLAASIRPVSEVTLKTVYERQHGHRQYVAYSAVPVHHFATKKAKAKGKGKSQTRVNISAAFVEDIINLEEVNEEMKSVIEAHKDNFNKTLNIRTSPGSLDKIAVVTADGKLALNQIRQISVKLPQLILVNMASFPECTVAAIKAIRESGMNLNPEVEGTLIRVPIPQVIREHREMLVKLAKQNTNKAKYSLRKVCTNAMNKLKKSKDTVSEDTIRLTEKQISQMADDTVAELYRHLAVKTKELLG
- the LOC100967471 gene encoding ribosome-recycling factor, mitochondrial-like isoform X3, whose amino-acid sequence is MALGLKCSHMVHPAFRNYLAASIRPVSEVTLKTVYERQHGHRQYVAYSAVPVHHFATKKAKAKGKGKSQTRVNISAAFVEDIINLEEVNEEMKSVIEAHKDNFNKTLNIRTSPGSLDKIAVVTADGKLALNQIRQISVKLPQLILVNMASFPENNQRAQRNAGETGQTEHQQGQILFTEGLYQRNEQAEEIQGYSLGGHH